The proteins below are encoded in one region of Phaseolus vulgaris cultivar G19833 chromosome 1, P. vulgaris v2.0, whole genome shotgun sequence:
- the LOC137816145 gene encoding ALA-interacting subunit 3-like isoform X1, with amino-acid sequence MSAEPSSTSVAVADGQSKSAKKPKYSRFSQQELHAWQPILTPSWAISIFTVIGLIFIPVGLASMFASDSVVEVPFRYDEECLPPDRKNDAVAYIKDDTANKTCNKKLTVKSKMKAPVYVYYQLDNFYQNHRRYVKSRDDKQLRSKASENDVGSCSPEDYTPNDMGHKPIVPCGLIAWSMFNDTYKLSSNNKDLVINKKDIAWKSDQDGKFGSDVYPKNFQVGGLIGGARLNESIPLSEQEDLIVWMRTAALPTFRKLYGKIETDIEDNEEVMLVIQNNYNTYEFGARKSIVLSTTAWVGGRNHFLGLAYILIGGISLLLAVGFLLLYVMQPRPLGDPSFLSWNRNPGILR; translated from the exons ATGTCTGCAGAACCTTCATCTACTTCGGTGGCCGTCGCAGATGGACAATCCAAGAGTGCCAAGAAACCCAAAT ATTCTAGATTCTCACAGCAAGAACTTCATGCCTGGCAGCCAATTCTAACACCTAGTTGG GCCATTTCAATATTTACGGTTATAGGACTAATCTTCATTCCGGTTGGTCTTGCTTCAATGTTTGCATCTGATAGT GTGGTGGAAGTTCCATTCAGATATGATGAGGAATGTCTTCCACCCGATCGCAAAAATGACGCAGTGGCATATATTAAAGATGATACGGCAAACAAAACTTGCAATAAGAAATTGACA GTTAAGAGTAAAATGAAGGCCCCTGTTTATGTCTATTATCAACTTGATAATTTTTACCAAAACCATCGACG ATACGTTAAAAGTAGAGATGATAAACAACTAAGGAGTAAAGCATCTGAAAATGATGTTGGCTCGTGTAGTCCCGAAGATTATACACCAAATGACATGGGTCATAAaccaattgttccttgtggccTTATTGCGTGGAGTATGTTTAATGACACGTACAAACTTTCAAGCAACAACAAGGATTTGGTGATTAACAAAAAGGATATAGCATGGAAGAGTGACCAAGATGGGAAATTCGGGTCTGATGTTTATCCAAAGAATTTTCAAGTTGGAGGTTTGATAGGGGGTGCTAGACTTAACGAGAGCATACCT TTGAGTGAACAAGAGGATCTCATAGTTTGGATGCGAACAGCAGCACTACCTACTTTCAGAAAACTATACGGAAAGATTGAGACTGACATAGAAGATAATGAAGAAGTAATGCTTGTAATACAGAACAATTATAATACATACGAGTTTGGAGCCAGAAAGAGCATAGTTCTTTCAACCACAGCTTGGGTAGGTGGAAGAAACCACTTCTTGGGGTTGGCATATATTCTCATTGGTGGGATTTCCCTGTTATTGGCTGTAGGTTTCCTACTTCTATATGTGATGCAACCAAG ACCTCTTGGAGATCCATCATTCTTGTCTTGGAACAGAAATCCTGGAATTCTAAGATGA
- the LOC137816145 gene encoding ALA-interacting subunit 3-like isoform X2: protein MFASDSVVEVPFRYDEECLPPDRKNDAVAYIKDDTANKTCNKKLTVKSKMKAPVYVYYQLDNFYQNHRRYVKSRDDKQLRSKASENDVGSCSPEDYTPNDMGHKPIVPCGLIAWSMFNDTYKLSSNNKDLVINKKDIAWKSDQDGKFGSDVYPKNFQVGGLIGGARLNESIPLSEQEDLIVWMRTAALPTFRKLYGKIETDIEDNEEVMLVIQNNYNTYEFGARKSIVLSTTAWVGGRNHFLGLAYILIGGISLLLAVGFLLLYVMQPRPLGDPSFLSWNRNPGILR from the exons ATGTTTGCATCTGATAGT GTGGTGGAAGTTCCATTCAGATATGATGAGGAATGTCTTCCACCCGATCGCAAAAATGACGCAGTGGCATATATTAAAGATGATACGGCAAACAAAACTTGCAATAAGAAATTGACA GTTAAGAGTAAAATGAAGGCCCCTGTTTATGTCTATTATCAACTTGATAATTTTTACCAAAACCATCGACG ATACGTTAAAAGTAGAGATGATAAACAACTAAGGAGTAAAGCATCTGAAAATGATGTTGGCTCGTGTAGTCCCGAAGATTATACACCAAATGACATGGGTCATAAaccaattgttccttgtggccTTATTGCGTGGAGTATGTTTAATGACACGTACAAACTTTCAAGCAACAACAAGGATTTGGTGATTAACAAAAAGGATATAGCATGGAAGAGTGACCAAGATGGGAAATTCGGGTCTGATGTTTATCCAAAGAATTTTCAAGTTGGAGGTTTGATAGGGGGTGCTAGACTTAACGAGAGCATACCT TTGAGTGAACAAGAGGATCTCATAGTTTGGATGCGAACAGCAGCACTACCTACTTTCAGAAAACTATACGGAAAGATTGAGACTGACATAGAAGATAATGAAGAAGTAATGCTTGTAATACAGAACAATTATAATACATACGAGTTTGGAGCCAGAAAGAGCATAGTTCTTTCAACCACAGCTTGGGTAGGTGGAAGAAACCACTTCTTGGGGTTGGCATATATTCTCATTGGTGGGATTTCCCTGTTATTGGCTGTAGGTTTCCTACTTCTATATGTGATGCAACCAAG ACCTCTTGGAGATCCATCATTCTTGTCTTGGAACAGAAATCCTGGAATTCTAAGATGA